Proteins found in one Hirundo rustica isolate bHirRus1 chromosome Z, bHirRus1.pri.v3, whole genome shotgun sequence genomic segment:
- the ARL14EPL gene encoding ARL14 effector protein-like produces the protein MSDLMEENCRKSYSSQETSAEKIVSPDKDCSVGHKNLQKLEKQLKCLAFQNPGPQVADFNPETRQQKKKACMSRMKETFFNESKFTKKYDKHGKLLCNGIDLCDCLEADCLGCFYPCPKCNSNKCGPECRCNRKWVYDTIESEAGDVISVLPFFVPD, from the exons ATGAGTGATCTCATggaagaaaactgcaggaaaagctaTTCTTCCCAGGAAACATCTGCAGAAAAAATAGTGTCTCCTGATAAGGACTGCTCAGTAGGACACAAAAATTTG CAAAAACTGGAGAAACAATTAAAATGCTTAGCCTTTCAAAATCCAGGACCTCAGGTAGCTGACTTCAATCCAGAAACtagacagcagaaaaagaaagcgTGCATGTCACGGATGAAAGAAACCTTTTTTAATGAGTCCAA atTTACGAAGAAGTATGACAAGCATGGCAAGCTGCTTTGTAATGGCATAGATTTGTGTGATTGCCTGGAAGCGGACTGCCTGGGTTGCTTCTATCCTTGTCCCAAATGCAATTCAAACAAATGTGGACCAGAATGTCGCTGCAATAGAAAATGGGTTTATGATACGATTGAGTCTGAAGCTGGGGATGTGATCAGTGTGCTACCATTTTTTGTCCCTGACTGA